TCAAAGCCGTGCTGTGTGCATCTCTGCGCAGTGCGgctctgcagcccaggacaccCCCACGTCGAGCTACCATTGGTGCCACCAGCGCTGCGGCACGGCTCAGGGCTCTCCGCCCCCAAGCATAAGAAGCCAGCAGGTGCCAGGGCCCAGCCGTGTTCCTGACCATCGCCTGGCTGCAGCTCCACCGTGAGCAGGGAGgtgagaggggctggggagcagggcaggtgCTTCGCTGCTGCAGCCGGCAAGCTGGTGCGGTGGGAGGGAGCGGCTCGGGGatggctgtgctggagcagagctctgccctCACGCAGGAGACCATCAAGGAGCTGAAATAATCCTGGGTCCGGTGGATGGGAAACGGGCAGCACTGCTGGCTACTGGCTCAGCCTGGCGCAGGCAGGACGCAAGCACACGAGTGACTATTAGGGTGCATAaattaaatacttcagaaatgctttctgtttGGAAACAGCCTTGCAGTTCAGACATAACCGCTGCAGAGGGGAGGGCACCTGCAGGATGACTTTCAGTGCCTTCCGCATCAGGCCCAGCACTGATGAAACAGGAGCCAGGCACCAGGGCAGGTGCTTATCACTAAATGAGCGTCAGACAATCTTCTTGTTGTTGGATGGTTGGTTGTTTTCTTCCCCTGAGTGTCAGTGCATTCAGCAGCTTTGGGTGCATTTGCATTTCTCCCTTTCAGAGTATCTTGGGTTTGGCTGTTTGTGGAATCCGTAGAAAATGCTGCAATTATTAATACTCCTGAGAAGGTCTCCAGAGGAAGCGCAGGAGGAAAGAAGTTAGagatgtctttatttttttcccactggcATCCACCAAAACTGACTCCTGCCTACATGCCCCCGCCTGTTCAGTCGGAGATGTAACTGCAGGCAAGAAAAGGCAGAGGCAAGGGCATATGGCATGGAAGTAGAAagcagtgttttggaaattcaccccgtTGCCTGCTCCCATTCCAAGCAAGCAGGGCAAAGCAATGGGCTAAGCTACAAGAGCCAAAGAATAGGTGAGGCGACAACATGCAtgattaaataaatgcattttttatgcTCCTGCATTTCTTGTATCCATAGAATTTCCCAAAGGGCATCTGCAACACAGGTTTAACAGCCAACCCCATCCCATCTGACAGCTGGCTCTGCATGTACAGGAAATGCAGGAACATCTACTGGAAGCCTGCAGGGCTTTGCCATCTCTCTCCCCCTCATTTTCTTGTCTAtgccctgctcacagcagagaCCCAAGGTGCCAAACTCACATTGGTCCCAGGGGTTGTGCCCGCTCTGGGGATGGACCATGACAGGCACTGCTTGTGTTGTAGCTCTCCTTGACTCCAGGGCCCTCTGAGACACAGCCGAGGTCTCTTGGGATCTTGCTCCCTGAAGTGAGAGCAAATGGGGGGGGCTGTTCTGCAATGTTCCTGGAGTGCAGGGGGTGGCACTGCAGATGCTGGGGGGCAGCCCAGGGCAGCACGCTATGCAGCAGAAGGCATCACTGCAGCTCGACTCGGCTAACGCACCCATTGCCTGCCTCTGTCCTCAGGACTGCACCGCGACCATGTCCGAGCTGGAGAAGGCCATGATCGCCGTCATCGATGCCTTCCACCAGTACTCAGGGAAAGAGGGAGACAAGCACAAGCTGAAGAAATCAGAGCTGAAGGAGCTCATTAACAATGAGTTGCCCCATTTCCTTGGTGTGAGTATTGCCCTCCACAACGCATGCTTGACTGAGCCGTGccaagcagctgctggctctgctaaCCTGTCTCCTCTGGGCAGCAAGTACAGGGGAAAGGGTTTATTCTCGCAGCAGTGTGTGAAACACTTCCCTACAGCTCCACAGGAGCAAGAGGTGCCTGGACAAGGGCAACAGCCTGCGTTGGGGCTGGGGATTTGATTGCAACTAGATACATTTTCTTCCCTGGGAAGGTGACAGCCTTGCCCCATGGGACTCAAGATGCTCCTTCCCACCAGCACTCTTGGGGCTGCAATTTCCAGTTCAGTAGGGCTGCTGTTGCGCAAGTGTAGCTGCAGGCACAGAAAGCACATAAAGCAGCAACAAACTGTTAGGGATGTGTCTACACAGAATTCAGCCATAGGAGTGGCCGAGAAACAGGGACATCTTACTGTCCAGGCCTCTCGCTTTGATCCTTCCCAGCTTCGGCTGTCTGTTTCTATCCCTTCAGGAGATCAAAGACCAGGAGACTGTGGACAAAGTCATGGAGGCGCTGGACAGCAATGGGGATGCAGAGTGTGACTTCCAGGAGTTTGTAG
The sequence above is drawn from the Anas platyrhynchos isolate ZD024472 breed Pekin duck chromosome 7, IASCAAS_PekinDuck_T2T, whole genome shotgun sequence genome and encodes:
- the S100B gene encoding protein S100-B, whose amino-acid sequence is MLGGSPGQHAMQQKASLQLDSANAPIACLCPQDCTATMSELEKAMIAVIDAFHQYSGKEGDKHKLKKSELKELINNELPHFLGEIKDQETVDKVMEALDSNGDAECDFQEFVAFIAMVTAACHEFFEHE